Part of the Nicotiana sylvestris chromosome 2, ASM39365v2, whole genome shotgun sequence genome, GGTAACACAACTAAATTGGTATCATGGAAAAAGAGAGAACTTACTGTAGGCAAGAAGACCAATTTGAAATGCTTTGTTTGTCCTTATTTCAGTAAGTTATGGAATTACCTTTTTCTCCTATATAAGAAGCACGGTAGAAACATTCTATTTATAAGACGAGTTCAAGGAATATTAAAATAGAAAGAAACAAAACTTTTGGAATTCTGTGGAGGATTGAGAACTAAAATAGAAATTTGTAATGCACCATATATAATTGATTTTTATGCATATATACTTATAAAATTGTCTTTATCTcaacaaaatttataaaaaaataattctaAATATACATTTCTGTTATTTGTAACCGCGAAGCGCGGCAAATTCTCTAGTATAAATATATAACGGAGGAAAGTGGTTGTATTGGCGCAATGCCCGGAAGGAGGGAGCCTAGAATTTACACGTGGGATGATGAAATAATTTTTAGTCCAGCATCAGCTAGAGTGTCCTTGTCTCGTCAAGAAGGAAAATAATTGCTCGGTTCATTTCTACTAGTTCACTATTTAATTTgtacattctttaaaaaataataaataaaatacataattTATCATGATACGCATATTAATTAATTCGTATAGTTTTAATGGATTTGAAAAATATTGAAATGAATAAATAATGCTATGGgtaaatcaaaaaaaataaattatttttctttagatACGCGGATGTAACAACtaaaaaaagttatttttaaaatacttgaCAGTTAAAATAGACAAGGGGAGTATTAGTAAGATGCAAATAAACAAACCAGGGATACCTTTTCGGAAAAAGCCAACCGATCGAAAAGTAATTAAAAGgagttttatagtcattttaactggATTGACAATCTTATCATTGATTCCGATTTCCCGTCCATTTGAAATAAGGATGAAGGAAATACATGTGTCATATTTTCACAAAGATGATATGTATATCATGAGATGAAGAGTCGTAATTTTCCATTGAAATGGATTAGAATCCATTCTGATTCTCAAAAGGTGCttctaattctttttttttaaaaaaagtttccCAAAAATATTTTGCCAAACAACTCAAGTTGAGAAAAAACTATTTTGGGAGGGGGTGTTAAGTGAGGAAGATAGCCAACAAGCCCTACGTGTACAAATTTAAAATATCACTTTACCTCAGTTGCACTCGTGTTACTCTTTCCGCTGAATTTAGGAATTTCTTTTTGAAAAAGAGGTATCAAAATCTCCATTAAAAGATCTTCATCACAATTTAATAATGGCGCTTTGCTGTACGATCGACAAACTATGGCTCCCCCAACAAAGACAATACTAGTAACAAGCCACGTATTTGCTGAGACATCTTTCATCACTAACTAGCAATAAGGTAACGCAAAGTGGCAACTTTCGAAAGACAAAAACATTAAAAAATCAATAATATTGATTAAAGTTTTGTTTTTGAAGCACAACAAGCTCACCGAACTCTTAGGGAATGCCCACTCTCTCGGCACATGGCAATCTCAACGCTATCTTAGCAGAATTATCTGCATCTTGTCGCTTTCTGTAGAATCTTGGTATAAATAAGATGAGTTTTGAAGCTTTTTTATCATCCCAAACTTCGAATATATACcaaataaaaaggaagaaaaaaacagAGGAAAGAAATGGCAAGTTATTCTGCAAATAACAGATCCATCAGTTTGCCAAGCAGATCACATCCAGCAACTGAGAAAATTGAAGAGGAGTTCAACAAGTTCAAGGCTTGGGAATTCTCAGCCTCACCAACTGCAGAAGCTGTTTACAATGGTTTACTTAGTTTGGGAGAGGTGCATAGGTACATGAGTGATCTTCTCAACTTGCCCCTGACTCTTCAAGCCCTTTCCAAATGCCAAGATAAAAAATGGGTCGATGAAATCTTGGATAAATTTATGAGATTTCTTGATATATGTGAGGCAACAAGGGAGCTGGTGTCACAGTTTAAAGAAAATGTTAAAGATGTTCAGTCCTTACTGAGAAGGAGAAAAGGAGATTTGAGCATCACTAACTACACTTCGTTtaggaagaagatgaagaaagatGCCAAAAACTTAGTTAcaattttaaagaaaatggagCATGAAGAGGTGGTTGCTGTAATGGAAGCTGATCAACTTGTCTCAGCTGTTATAAGAGTGCCAAGAGAAGTTAGTACAATGGGAATTTCAGTATTCCAAAATGTGTTGGTTTTCTTGTCAGCTCCAGTTTCTAAGCCAATAAGCAAATGGTCTTTGGTTTCAAGATTGGTGAACAAGGGAGATCAAGACAATGTAAATGAGATAGAAAGTGCTGATGTTGCATTAAACAGCCTTTTCAAGTATGGTTCTAATGAAGTGGAAAAGATACAGTTTGTACAGAGCAAAGTGGAAAATCTGGAAGCTCATTTTGAATGCATTGAGGATGGCATGGACAACATCTTTAGGTGGTTGATCAGATCAAGGAGCACACTCCTGAATGTTGTCTCTTGCCAATGAGTATATATTGTCTTGTATTATTGCATAAGCATCCGAATATTGTAGGATATGCTTATGATGAAAAACCTTGCTGTAAAGGAACAATTTTGTAATTACATACATAtacagaaaatatatatacatatatcatAGTTCTCTgtgcacttatgaaaccaggtgGTGTTCAttgctgaaacgaacacaacaatgagaatcaAAGACGGTTAAGAGTTGGTTGTGTGACTTAtagttgtctaggtatacaccaaagttcgacggttcaatgatatcaaatctaccgattgaccgagtatatccgacataagtttaCTAccgaaagttcaaagggaaacctacttatccagatgcaattaatccttgcttgcgaatcacacaATTTTTCATCCATATtttcgtgatatagccattccccattcatgtggggatTTTTGGGGTTTTAAGTATATTAatgcttaaaagagggtgaatgggaaatggagggaaaatgaaatatttgagtttcatTTGAGATTCCCTCTTTGAtgaagggacattgtcccatattggaagaggaagaggaagaggtttgtAATGgatatataagcaattgctcttcttctaactctaaaagagttgagaagaaggcaagcctcgcgccgtcgtcgtcgctcgctcggcttcggctttggtcaattgattgattaattttttagaccaaatttgtttgttaatagtaaatattaacagaaatgttattaaatatctgttttaataacaaaatattaatattaaatccaagaaTATTACTATTAAAATCCAACTATTTCCAATTTTCCGTTTTCTGTTTttgtaacagaaaattaactaccctcttcaattttccctctttattgttgggtaaatagccatttatgttatggccattttgcataaacaaccattctgaagTAGGGCTATGCATAATTTGGTAAACACCGAATTACCATACCGAAatcgaaaattttggtatttggtatggtatttggtttaagttttttaaaatattggtattaggtatggtatttggtattttaaaataaaataccgaaataccgataccgtaccaaaatatatattatattacacaaaacacatatatcaattataacataaatataaaaaatctaaaattttactttcctttattctcTAAGTTCATCAAGTAACTCTAAACAAGTAACAAGATATTTCTAATGACCAAATATTCTTTTATATACAATTTTCTCTATTTGGTTGATATTTTctagttttggacaaaattttTGTCAACAAATATtttcagttttgtatttttgagtactttaattaagaatattagagTCTATGGCTTtatgcactagttagtattcaaaccgaataaaccgaaGTTACTGAACCGAATAAACCAAAATTGAAAGGAGAAAAACTAAACTATAacgaatttaattaggtacggtattggtataagattttaagaaaccgaataccgaaccgaaatatcTAAATACCGTACCATACCGACCAACGAACACCCCTATTCTGAAGAGTTgaacctcttcagatttcagcccaacattggctataaatacaagtccattctctcagaatttccatacgattttcttagtttctcctccttcttctgcattgttttaacttcacagaaagcaacagtaagtgtgatttgctaccgaactttgtgttcgctgaaacactaggGTTTGATGTTCCACTACACcaatgtgtaattcgttctatcctgggaggaaataatccataaccttgggtactaggaggggattaattTTTGTAAGGAAACACCGAGATTTCAGTGAGCTCAGATTAACTTCTGTTTCGTTTATATTTCTGTTTATGTTGTTTTATCTTTTCCAGAATtagtttacaaatacagtttactaacaagcttaagaaatttaatttgtattctgtatttgtgttat contains:
- the LOC104245417 gene encoding uncharacterized protein translates to MASYSANNRSISLPSRSHPATEKIEEEFNKFKAWEFSASPTAEAVYNGLLSLGEVHRYMSDLLNLPLTLQALSKCQDKKWVDEILDKFMRFLDICEATRELVSQFKENVKDVQSLLRRRKGDLSITNYTSFRKKMKKDAKNLVTILKKMEHEEVVAVMEADQLVSAVIRVPREVSTMGISVFQNVLVFLSAPVSKPISKWSLVSRLVNKGDQDNVNEIESADVALNSLFKYGSNEVEKIQFVQSKVENLEAHFECIEDGMDNIFRWLIRSRSTLLNVVSCQ